From one Cherax quadricarinatus isolate ZL_2023a unplaced genomic scaffold, ASM3850222v1 Contig131, whole genome shotgun sequence genomic stretch:
- the LOC128685664 gene encoding uncharacterized protein translates to KTWGVIRVLLGESLNHCLVDVPVNCVRQLIELVNEVLPTQPKFEKVPRLKNDEDAKYLVKIDGLPDVCGKGKNYRTAKIAAAKLAIRKFQAHMTEWNMLLEYASSASQ, encoded by the exons AAAACATGGGGAGTAATCagagtgttactgggagagtCATTGAATCATTGCCTGGTAGACGTCCCCGTCAACTGTGTTCGTCAACTTATTGAGCTAGTCAATGAGGTCCTGCCCACTCAACCCAAGTTTGAGAAAGTTCCTCGGCTCAAAAATGATGAGGATGCCAAGTACCTCGTGAAG ATTGATGGTTTACCAGACGTGTGTGGCAAAGGCAAGAATTACAGGACAGCAAAGATAGCAGCAGCAAAATTGGCTATTCGCAAGTTCCAAGCACATATGACTGAGTGGAACATGTTACTTGAGTACGCTAGCTCAGCGTCTCAGTGA